One window of the Canis aureus isolate CA01 chromosome 1, VMU_Caureus_v.1.0, whole genome shotgun sequence genome contains the following:
- the POLI gene encoding DNA polymerase iota isoform X8: protein MEQRRAGPEEEAGGDEAAEAGEAGCSPVAAAPEEPGGLVVPEGGPPARVIVHVDLDCFYAQVEMISNPELKGKPLGVQQKYLVVTCNYEARKLGVKKLMNVRDAKEKCPQLVLVNGEDLTRYREMSYKVTELLEEFSPVVERLGFDENFVDLTEMVEKRLQQLQSDELSALTVSGHVYNNQYINLHDILHIRLLVGSQIAAEMREAMYNQLGLTGCAGVASNKLLAKLVSGVFKPNQQTVLLPESSQVLIQSLNHVKEMPGIGYKTAKRLEALGISSVYDLQTFSSKILEKELGISVAQRIQKLSFGEDNSPVTPSGPPQSFSEEDSFKKCSSEVEVKNKIEELLASLLNRVCQDGRKPHTIRLIIRRYSSENHCSRESRQCPIPSHIIQKLGTGYRQAEARGWLC, encoded by the exons ATGGAGCAGCGGcgggcggggcccgaggaggaaGCGGGCGGCGACGAGGCGGCGGAGGCGGGGGAGGCGGGCTGCAGCCCCGTGGCGGCCGCGCCGGAGGAGCCCGGCGGCCTCG TGGTGCCCGAAGGAGGCCCTCCAGCCAGAGTCATAGTTCACGTGGACCTGGATTGCTTTTATGCACAAGTAGAAATGATCTCCAACCCCGAACTGAAGGGCAAACCTTTAG gCGTTCAGCAGAAATATTTGGTAGTTACCTGCAACTATGAAGCTAGGAAACTTGGAGTTAAGAAACTAATGAATGTCAGagatgcaaaagaaaaatgtccACAGCTGGTGTTAGTTAATGGAGAAGACTTGACTCGTTACAGAGAGATGTCATATAAGGTTACAG AGTTGTTGGAAGAATTTAGTCCAGTTGTTGAGAGACTTGGATTTGATGAAAATTTTGTGGATCTAACAGAAATGGTTGAGAAGAGACTACAGCAACTTCAAAGTGATGAACTTTCAGCACTGACTGTGTCAGGTCATGTTTATAATAATCAGT atataaacCTGCATGACATCTTGCACATCAGATTACTTGTTGGATCTCAGATTGCAGCAGAGATGCGGGAAGCCATGTATAATCAACTGGGTCTCACTGGCTGTGCTGGAGTGGCTTCTAATAAATTATTGGCAAAATTAGTTTCTGGTGTTTTTAAACCAAATCAACAAACAGTCTTACTACCTGAAAGTTCTCAAGTTCTCATTCAGAGCTTGAACCATGTAAAGGAAATGCCTG GTATTGGCTATAAAACTGCCAAACGTCTTGAAGCTCTGGGTATCAGTAGTGTGTATGATCTTCAAACCTTTTCatccaaaatattagaaaaagaattaGGAATTTCAGTTGCTCAGCGTATCCAGAAGCTCAGTTTTGGAGAGGATAACTCTCCTGTGACACCTTCAGGACCACCTCAG TCCTTTAGTGAAgaagattcatttaaaaagtgttcATCAGAAGTCgaagttaaaaataagattgaAGAACTACTTGCCAGTCTCTTGAACAG AGTATGCCAAGATGGAAGGAAGCCACATACAATCAGATTAATAATCCGTCGATATTCATCTGAGAATCACTGTAGCCGTGAGAGTCGTCAGTGCCCTATTCCATCACATATAATTCAGAAGTTGGGGACAG GATACAGGCAAGCTGAGGCTCGTGGATGGTTGTGCTGA
- the POLI gene encoding DNA polymerase iota isoform X5 gives MEQRRAGPEEEAGGDEAAEAGEAGCSPVAAAPEEPGGLVVPEGGPPARVIVHVDLDCFYAQVEMISNPELKGKPLGVQQKYLVVTCNYEARKLGVKKLMNVRDAKEKCPQLVLVNGEDLTRYREMSYKVTELLEEFSPVVERLGFDENFVDLTEMVEKRLQQLQSDELSALTVSGHVYNNQYINLHDILHIRLLVGSQIAAEMREAMYNQLGLTGCAGVASNKLLAKLVSGVFKPNQQTVLLPESSQVLIQSLNHVKEMPGIGYKTAKRLEALGISSVYDLQTFSSKILEKELGISVAQRIQKLSFGEDNSPVTPSGPPQSFSEEDSFKKCSSEVEVKNKIEELLASLLNRVCQDGRKPHTIRLIIRRYSSENHCSRESRQCPIPSHIIQKLGTGRRYGACIGRPGGNSHLRKLRCDNPHG, from the exons ATGGAGCAGCGGcgggcggggcccgaggaggaaGCGGGCGGCGACGAGGCGGCGGAGGCGGGGGAGGCGGGCTGCAGCCCCGTGGCGGCCGCGCCGGAGGAGCCCGGCGGCCTCG TGGTGCCCGAAGGAGGCCCTCCAGCCAGAGTCATAGTTCACGTGGACCTGGATTGCTTTTATGCACAAGTAGAAATGATCTCCAACCCCGAACTGAAGGGCAAACCTTTAG gCGTTCAGCAGAAATATTTGGTAGTTACCTGCAACTATGAAGCTAGGAAACTTGGAGTTAAGAAACTAATGAATGTCAGagatgcaaaagaaaaatgtccACAGCTGGTGTTAGTTAATGGAGAAGACTTGACTCGTTACAGAGAGATGTCATATAAGGTTACAG AGTTGTTGGAAGAATTTAGTCCAGTTGTTGAGAGACTTGGATTTGATGAAAATTTTGTGGATCTAACAGAAATGGTTGAGAAGAGACTACAGCAACTTCAAAGTGATGAACTTTCAGCACTGACTGTGTCAGGTCATGTTTATAATAATCAGT atataaacCTGCATGACATCTTGCACATCAGATTACTTGTTGGATCTCAGATTGCAGCAGAGATGCGGGAAGCCATGTATAATCAACTGGGTCTCACTGGCTGTGCTGGAGTGGCTTCTAATAAATTATTGGCAAAATTAGTTTCTGGTGTTTTTAAACCAAATCAACAAACAGTCTTACTACCTGAAAGTTCTCAAGTTCTCATTCAGAGCTTGAACCATGTAAAGGAAATGCCTG GTATTGGCTATAAAACTGCCAAACGTCTTGAAGCTCTGGGTATCAGTAGTGTGTATGATCTTCAAACCTTTTCatccaaaatattagaaaaagaattaGGAATTTCAGTTGCTCAGCGTATCCAGAAGCTCAGTTTTGGAGAGGATAACTCTCCTGTGACACCTTCAGGACCACCTCAG TCCTTTAGTGAAgaagattcatttaaaaagtgttcATCAGAAGTCgaagttaaaaataagattgaAGAACTACTTGCCAGTCTCTTGAACAG AGTATGCCAAGATGGAAGGAAGCCACATACAATCAGATTAATAATCCGTCGATATTCATCTGAGAATCACTGTAGCCGTGAGAGTCGTCAGTGCCCTATTCCATCACATATAATTCAGAAGTTGGGGACAG GCAGAAGATACGGTGCCTGCATAGGAAGACCTGGAGGAAACAGCCATCTGAG GAAATTGCGATGTGATAACCCCCATGGTTGA